The sequence CACACCCGTAATGCTCTATTCCAGGATCAATATCATAATCTCTCTTCATTAAATCAAAATACTTCTGGCCTTCATTCACATTTCCTCCGATGCTGCAAGCTGTTAACAGAGAAACAAATGTGCTTCCATTGGGTTTGTTGTAGCCTTCTTTTGTCATTTCAGAAAACAACCTAATGGAGTTTGCTCCAAACCCATGGATTGCATAAGCCATAATGATCGTGTTCCATGAAATCACATCCTTACAACATATACCATCAAAAACATTTTGTGATGACATAAGATCACCACATTTTGCATACATGTGAATCAATGAATTGCAGATGAATGTATTGGAAGAAAAACCCAATTTCGTAATAAGGCCGTGTATTTGTTTCCCTTCTCTCAGCAAGGCTGCTTCTGCATAAGCGGGAAGGATAATTGCAAATGTCATCTGATCAGGGAAAAAAGGTTCTGTTCGcaatttaaacaaaaattctACTGCTTTCCTGAAAAGACCATTCTGCATGAATGCAGCCATAATGGCATTCCACGATATCAAATTCTTTTCCTCCATGTGAAGAAACAGCCACTCGGCCAATGTTACTCCCCCACACTTCCCATACATGTCGATTAGAGCAGTCTCCAATACTAAATGAGGCAGAAATACATTCTTAATAGCATAACCATGAATAGCTTTTCCATGTCTCAGAGCTCGCATTTTCGAGCAGGAGGGGAGCAAGTTTATCATCGTGATAGCATCAGGTCTGTCACAGCAATCCTCTTGCATTCCCACCAAACAAGAAATTGACTTTAAGGATAGACCGTTCAGAGCATATGCTGCAATCATAGCATTCCGAATAACCACGTTTTTATTAGAAATTCTACCAAAAAATCTCTCGGCATAATCCACTTGACCGCATTTTCCAAACATGTCTATTAATGAACACTGGATCATCAAATCTAGTTCAAATCCATTTCTAAATACATGACAAAAAATTTCCTTTCCATTTAACAAATTACGCTCAAGAGCACAACCACCTAAAGCACTGATAATGCTAAACCTGTCAGGTTTCACTCCAGAAGCCTGCATTTTCTGAAGACATTTCAAGGAGTTCCTACCTTCCCCAGCTAAAACATACCCATTGATCATTGAATTCCAAGAAACCAAGTCCTTAACAGGCATCCATTCGAACACTTTCTCCGAATCCCCAACACACCCAACTTTTGCATACATAAATATAAGTgcattacatatataaacatcaGCAGCAAATCCAAGCTTCACGATCCTGGAGTGAACTTTGCCCCCTTCCTTCAAAGAAAAAATGCCAGCACAAGCTTTGATTACAAAAGGGAAAGTATACTTATTGGCTTTAATCCCATCAATTTGCATCCGGTAATAAAAAACAATGGCTTCCTGGAACAACCCAGAATCAGTTAGTTCCCGGATTATCGCAGTCCAAATGAACGTGCTCGACTTCGTTATTGTCTCAAACATTTGGAGTGCATTCTCCAAACAACCTTCATCTAGATAGAACAATAACGTTCTTGCCGACAAAATATTACCACGATCGGGTGATTTTTCTGCTCTTTCCACATGTCTTCGACTAAGTAAGGTGGCAGCTGGTTTTGGTTTCCGATACGTTGTATTGGGATCATGGTTTTGGATATTTTTTGAAGCTTGGACTTTTGctggaaaatttttattttgtgaaacaatGGAATTCGTGCAGAGCTTGAGATATAACCCTGCGACCATTATAACATCTGAAAAGATAACCGTTAATACAGTTAAATCAGTTGTTTGCCCAACAGAGTCTCTCCTTcctttatttcttaaatttcgTCAGGCGTATACACACAGACATATATATAAAGCGGAAACTTTGTGGGCCAACCCGACCTGATGGCTTGGAATTAGAATATCGAAGCCCAACAGATGTTTGGGCTTTCATTTCACCATGGGCCTGTTTAAGTTTTggtcaatatatttattcataatTGTTAACATTAACGAAATTTCGTACCAAcatctaaaaaaatttacagcAGAAGTAAAAATGAATGAAGAATTTGCCGAATTTGctccaaaattttcgaattggAAATTAGAAAATCGTTTAATTTTCTTATATTGAAATATTCAAAGATATTTCATAGTCTATGTTTGCTAAAAATCAACACTAAAATCTCTCTTCATTATCATAAGCTATTCCTCTGGAATGCTCTGAAGAGCCGGGCGCCATGATTTCCATCTCTGATCCCTCCCATTGCTCGCACCTCTCAGCATCCGTCTGTGTCTCAACAAGTTCAGCCGCTGGTCCAGAGATACAGCCAGCGCGTAGGCAGCCGAAGCCGAGCTGCGTCCATCTCCGATCGCCTCCAGCACTTGCTTCAGATCGTCTTTCCTCACCACGAACTTAAGCCGCGCCGTACGCCCGTCCTGTCCGGCTGCAGCAATCGTCTCCAGTATGTTGTTTGCCGTTGTCTTCTGCTGATTTCTGCTCCGTATCGATCGCATGGTCGGTGAGAATATCAATCTCTGCGTCCATGCATCCTCCTCCTCATGAGTTCTGATCAATTCCATTTTGAAATATggctttttttatttgttttcttcCTGAGAGTTGCGTTGGATTCGAGGCATATNTGATTTAGAGACGATGTCACATGCAAATCCAGTTTTTGCGGATATGAGAAGTGATAACGTACACGTTGGTGagaattaaaaataaacttatTTCAGTTTGATGAATTCTGGCTTACGCTATTTGTTTGTTATTGGCCGAAAAATAACATTAATCGCATATGAATATCGAATAATCATATGATTCAATTTAAGATCTTTTTGTAGTTgatttaataaactttttcgaTGATATTAATACACTTCGATGGTCTGATACCGATCACGAACAGAAAGAAATCGATTTTTTACAAACCAAATGCACAAACGATAGTAATAATTTCTAGGTGAAAACTGTTTCTAACTTATTTACTCGATTGATTGATATATATAGGagtaaaatatcctaattttttttcttttgctttgctttgtaatATATAGCTTTAATCAATATTGGATATGGTTAAATTAATCATAAtctgaaaattattaattaaaatttgacgttcattttaaatatgtaaataaaataaattatgccTAAACGACATGTATAAATAACACATGGAAAATTGGTTGGGGTGAGGAATTCAGATGTATGATAGGATTTGTTCGTTGAACCAAACAATAGTTGTcgatatatttataaattcagACAGCCTGTTCCggttataatttatataatctCGACTTTTTttcacatattatattttttttaggcaaatacttgtgtgagacggtctcacgggtcgtattttgtgagacagatatcttatttgggtcatccatgaaaaagtattattttttatgctaagagtattactttttattgtgaatatcggtagggttgactcgtctcacagataaagattcgtgagaccgtcccaCAAGAGACATAATCTTCTTTGTAAGTGGAACCGATCATTTTGGTAGTTATTATATTTTCTGCGACATATTATTTTAAGGTAGTATTCTATAGTTTTTATTCACTTTTATATTTGAGTTCGACTAAAAAATCATGGAACTTAGTCCTCGTATGTAAGAATAAATAGCAATGTTAAAGGTATATCAAGTTTTTGTGCATCAATTCTTACACTAAACTACCATGTAAAAATCGAATGATTATAATAACCCTTTTTTCTAGAAGTCATTTcgtagtaaaaaaaaaacacatttctttcaagtgaaataaattttttttattttcactaCACTATCATATATTCATTCACGTGTATTTTTTCACATCAGAGTCGATTCATCAAAGTTCCAGAAGACATAAATATTCATTCACCTTCAAATGAAATATGCTAAATGCTAATATTATAGGTACGAATTGAACTCATGCATAATGAAATGTCAATTTATTTCATGTTCTATATTGGGAGCATAATACACACtataaacaaattaattaaaacaaatatttatgtcattttatttttttctcaaaagaaatataaaattcttttattcaaattgaaaaataaataaaaaattcttttatttaagGATAACCAAAAGATAACCACAATTGGAAGGTAAATAAATTGTTAGAATTAAGGATAATCTTCTTTACCTAAATGACGCTAATATTGGTGTAACTTGTAAGTATGCCCCGGACACGTTATTTTGGACAGAAGGAGAGAGAGGGGAGGAGCTAGGATACCCTCAATTTTtcctatatatataattttaatgtaATTTCGCTAAGGCCTCTAGAGGGGAGGAGCTAGGATACCCTCTAGTTAATTATAGATATATTAActagatttatttaattatttcggTGTTCATTATAATGATAAAACGTTAATTTTTAACCCTTAATTGTAAATATGAGATTACAGAATAAAATAGAAGATTGATGTTTCAATAGTTATCTTTTAGGGTAGGtgtcttgtgagacagtctcacgaatctttatctgtgagacgagtcaaatCTACCgacattcacaataaaaagcaatactcttagcataaaaagtaatattttttcatggatgacccaaataagagatctgtctcacaaaatacgactcgtgagatcgtctcatacaagtttttgcttatTTTTTAATGACGTTGATACATATTTTGTTCAAACTTTTGGCATTAATTTAATCACTGGTTAATTGAAATTGTATTTAAAAAACTCCagtataatataaaaatatgaaatatctATTCTAAATgtagtaaatatatataagatgaaaatgtattattcat comes from Primulina huaijiensis isolate GDHJ02 chromosome 17, ASM1229523v2, whole genome shotgun sequence and encodes:
- the LOC140962256 gene encoding pentatricopeptide repeat-containing protein At4g35130, chloroplastic, which encodes MVAGLYLKLCTNSIVSQNKNFPAKVQASKNIQNHDPNTTYRKPKPAATLLSRRHVERAEKSPDRGNILSARTLLFYLDEGCLENALQMFETITKSSTFIWTAIIRELTDSGLFQEAIVFYYRMQIDGIKANKYTFPFVIKACAGIFSLKEGGKVHSRIVKLGFAADVYICNALIFMYAKVGCVGDSEKVFEWMPVKDLVSWNSMINGYVLAGEGRNSLKCLQKMQASGVKPDRFSIISALGGCALERNLLNGKEIFCHVFRNGFELDLMIQCSLIDMFGKCGQVDYAERFFGRISNKNVVIRNAMIAAYALNGLSLKSISCLVGMQEDCCDRPDAITMINLLPSCSKMRALRHGKAIHGYAIKNVFLPHLVLETALIDMYGKCGGVTLAEWLFLHMEEKNLISWNAIMAAFMQNGLFRKAVEFLFKLRTEPFFPDQMTFAIILPAYAEAALLREGKQIHGLITKLGFSSNTFICNSLIHMYAKCGDLMSSQNVFDGICCKDVISWNTIIMAYAIHGFGANSIRLFSEMTKEGYNKPNGSTFVSLLTACSIGGNVNEGQKYFDLMKRDYDIDPGIEHYGCVLDLLGRLGNLDLAKRFIDEMPLKPTPRIWGSLLSASRHHRNIEMAELCAEHILSLDNNNTGCYVLLSNMYADVGKWDDAERVRCLMEKEGLEKTIGRSTVEVHAKAYVFTNHDRSQAESNIVYNVLDILLRRIGEDCHVYGPSKFKPPELIKRRAGSPTFHGVRLAICFGLISSSVGKPVLVRKNTRICEDCHRAAKKMSEGTNREIVVGDPKTYHHFKNGHCSCGDYW